Within the Salvelinus alpinus chromosome 38, SLU_Salpinus.1, whole genome shotgun sequence genome, the region TTTTCCAGCAACATTCCACTTTGTGTGCAGGTTGTTCAGCAGACATGACCCCCAGGCAGAGGAGGAGTTGgctaagaggagagggaggagcagcCCCAACGGCAACCTCCTCCGCATGCTGGTGCTGTTCTTCTTGGAGAGTGAGCTTCATGAACATGCAGCCTATCTGGTGGACTCTCTGTGGGAGAGTTCTCAGGAGCTGCTGAAGGACTGGGAGTGTATGACTGAATTACTGCTGGAGGAGCCTGTAcaaggagaggagggtgaggaccACACGTCTCTAGATCTTTACCATAACTCACTGGTTAATTGTTTATAATCGTGGTATCTGTTTATAATCGCGGTATCTGTTTCTCGCAATGTCTgttttagaggtcgaccgattatgatttttcaacgccgataccgatttattggaggaccaaaaaaagacaataccgattaatcggccgattattttttttttacattttatttattaatttagtttaacttaatataatacatcaataaaatcaatttagcctcaaataaataatgaaatatgttcaatttggtttaaataatgcaaaaacaaagtgttggagaagaaagtaaaagtgcaatatgtgccatgtaagaaagctaacgtttaagttccttgctcagaatatgagaacatatgaaagctggtggttccttttaacatgagtcttcaatattcccaggtaagaagttttagattgtcgttattataggactatttccctctataccatttgtatttcatatacctttgactattggatgttcttacaggcactttagtattgccagtgtaacagtatagcttccgtccctctcgtCGCCCCTACctaggctcgaaccaggaacacatcgacaacagccacccttgaagcatcattacccatcgctccacaaaagccgcagcccttgcagagcaaggggaacaactacttcaaggtctcagagcgagtgacgtcaccgattgaaacgctattagcgcgcaccccgctaactagctcgggagttgataggcttgaagtcataaacagctcaatgcttgaagcacaacgaagagctgcttgcaaacgcacgaaagtgctgtttgaatgaatgcttacgagcctgctgctgcctaccactgctcagtcagactgctctatcaaatatcaaatcataaacttaattataacataataacacacagaaatacgagccttaggtcattaacatggtcgtattttatctaacgggtggcaaccctaagtctaaatattcctgttacattgtacaaccttcaatgttatgtcataattacgtaaaattctggcaaattagttcgcaaggagtcaggcggcccaaactgttgcatataccctgactctgttgcaatgaacgcaagagaagcgacacaatttccctagtttaatattgcctgctaacatgaatttcttttaactaaatatgcaggtttaataaagtatacttctgtgtattgattttaagaaaggcattgatgtttatggttaggtacattcgtgcaacaacagtgcttttttcgcgaatgcgcttgttaaatcatcacccgtttgtcgaagtaggctgtgattcgatgataaattaacaggcaccgcattgattatttgcaacgcaggacaagctagataaactagtaatatcatcaaccatgtgtagttaactagtgattatgttaagatttattgttttttataagataagtttaatgctagctagcaccttaccttggctccttgctgcactcgcataacaggtagtcagcctgccacgcagtctcctcgtggagtgtaaTGTAATCGCCAtgatcggcgtccaaaaatgccgattaccgattgttatgacaacttaaaatcggccctaattaatcggtcgacctctagtctgtttATCTCGCATTATCTGTTTTTAAAGAGTTGATTGGCGGTCAGGCggtgatctctctctcctatatctcATCACAGtgctgtcagacagacaggagagttcCCTGATAGAGTTGATGGTGTGCACCATCCGGCAGGCAGCAGAGGCTCACCCACCTGTCGGCAGGGGCACTGGGAAACGTGTTCTCACGGCGAAGGAGAGGAAGACTCAGATCGACGACAAGAACAAACTGACAGAACACTTCATCATGGCCCTGCCCATGCTCCTGTCCAAGTACCAGGCCGACTCTGAGAAGGTGGCTAACCTGCTACAGATCCCCATGTTCTTTGACCTGGACGTGTACAGTGCTGGGCGTATGGAGaaggtaggagtgtgtgtgtgtgtgcatgctcggtttgtgtgtgtgtgagaggcctAGTTAACGTTTTCGTGTGTGACGTTTTCTTTATGGGTGACTGTAGttactgacctctctctcactccttctcccAGCACCTAGATGCCTTACTGAAGCAGATCCGCCTGGTGGTAGAGAAACACATTGAGACAGACGTGCTGGAGGCCTGCAGTAAGACCTACAGCATCCTGTGTTCTGAAGAGTACACCATCATGAACAGAGTGGACATCGCCCGCTCGCAACTCATCGACGAGATGACGGACCGCTTCACACACTCCGTAGAAGACCTGCTGCAAGAGGCCGAGGAGGCCGACGACGACGACATCTACAACGTTCTGTCTACCCTCAAGAGACTCACGGCCTTCCACAAGTAAGACCGTCCTTCCTCTGTCTCATTTCAAGTAGGACCCTCGCTCcttctctccgtccctctcagTAAGTCATGAATATAAAGGTCCTCCCAGGACTctgactagtgtgtgtgtgtgtgtgtgtgtgtgtgtgttcccagtgCTCATGACCTGACGCGGTGGGACCTGTTTGGTAGCTGCTACAGGTTGTTGAAGGCTGGTATTGAGCAGGGGGCCATGCCAGAGCAGATCGCTGTCCAGGCCCTGCAATGTTCCCACTACTCCATACTGTGGCAGCTGGTGAAGATCACAGAGGGAACTCCTAGTAAGGAGGACCTGGTGGCTCTGAGGAGAGTGGTGAAGTCCTTCCTGGCTGTCTGTCAGCAGTGTCTGTCCAATGTCAACACACCTGTCAAAGAACAGGTACGGGCCAGTTTGTACCTGTTGGACCAGTCTCACTCCAGTTAGACCAGTCTCACTCCAGTTAGACCTGTTAGACCAGTCTCACTCCAGTTAGACCTGTTAGACCAGTCTCACTCCAGTTAGACCAGTCTCACTCCAGTTAGACCTGTTAGACCAGTCTCATTCCAGTTAGACCTGTTAGACCAGTCTCACTCCAGTTGGACCAGTCTCACTCCAGTTTAAACTGATGATGAGGGCAGTGTGTGTCCTCTCCCTGATACACCAGTCTCAAACCAGTTTACACCTGTTCAACCAGTCTTTTTCAAGTTCAGTAAACCAGTCTCAAACCAGTTTAAACCACTTCAACTAGACTCACTCCAGTTTAaactgatgatggtggtgatgatgaagaAGGGTGTTAATGATGATGTGTTCCCTCCCTGTACAACAGGCCTTCATGTTGTTGTGTGACCTGCTGATGGTCTTCAGTCACCAGTTGGTCTCTGGGGGCAGAGAAGGCCTGGAGGCCCTGGTGTTCAACCCAGACAGCACCTTACAGAACGAGCTGCTCACCTTCATCCTGGACCACGTCTTTATAGACCAGGACGATGAGAACCAGAGCAtgggttagacacacacacacacacacacagacacagagagagagagagacacacagcaggTGGCCTAGCggttaggagcgttgggccagtaaccgaaacgtCGCTGGTTCAgatcccgagccgactaggtgaaaaatcagccaatgccttgagcaaggcacttaaccctcattCAGGGTCGCCGTGAATAATGTCTgatccctggccgtgaccccgctCTCtgggggtgtctcagggggagtgggatatgcaaaaacacatttccatttcaaACATTGGAATTGTAAGCAcccacattattattattacacacacattctacgcacgcagacacacacagaccactaagTATGTATGTTCTGTGTCCAGAAGGCGATGAGGAGGATGAAGCCAATAAGATAGAAGCTCTTCACAAGAGGAGAAACCTGCTAGCAGCCTTCAGCAAACTCATCATCTATGACATCGTGGACATGCCCGCTGCAGCAGACATCTTCAAACACTACATGAAGGTGCTGACCTGGTGTCATCTGTCTATCTGACAGTTCAATGAATGACAATAGTTGTTTCTGTCCCTGATACCTGTATGCTTTCATTTCATGTCTGATAGTCACATTGTCATGCTAGTCTCCTGTATCCTCAACCAAAGATCTGactggtttctctctctgtctgtttctatctgtctgtctctgtctgtctctctatctgtctctctgtctgtctcgctctcctgtctgtctctcctgtctccagtattATAATGACTATGGTGATATCATCAAGGAGACTCTCAGTAAGACCAGACAGAGTGATAAGATCCTCTGTGCCAAGACCCTCATCCTCAGTCTGCAACAGGTACTGACCCACTCGCACCACACACACCctcgcaccacacacacacacacccgcaccaCACACCAaatcatttatttgtatttttatacaGACCCACACTGACACACCCGCAccactcacactgacacacacactcgctGTTCACTGTGTGTTGTAGCTGTTCAACGAGCTTCTTCAGGACCAGGGTCCTACTCTGGACAGAACGTCGTCTCACGTCAGCGGCATCAAGGAGTTGGCCCGGCGCTTCGCCCTCACCTTCGGCCTGGACCAGATCAAAACCAGAGAGGCTGTCGCTACACTGCACAAGTaagacccaacacacacacacacacacgcgcacacgcacagacccaacacacacacagacccaacacagacccaacacacacacacagtcccaacacacacacacacacacccaacacacacacacacacagacccaacacacacacccaacacacacagacccaacacacacacagacccaacacacgcacacacacacacacagacccacacagacccaacacacacacacacacacacacacacacacacacacacacacagacccaacacacacacacacacacccaacacacacacacacagacccaacacacacacacacacacacacacacagacccaacacacacacacacacacacagacccaacacacacacagacccaacacacacacacacacacacagacccaacacacacacacacacacacagacccaacacacacagacccaacacacacagacccaacacagacccaacacacacagacccaacacacacacacacacacacacacagacccaacacacacacacacacacacagacccaacacacacagacccaacacacacacacacagacccaacacacaacacacacacagacccaacactcacacacacacagacccaacacacaacacacacacagacccaacacacacacacagacacacacacccaacacacacacagacacagattgtTAGGAAGCTGGTTTTATTCTTGAGCTGattgtgtctctctcttcctcccccccctcgtctgtctctttctgtctccccccttttctctctcccccccccccccccctcgtctgtctctttctgtctccccccTCGTCGCTCTTCCGCTCTCCCCCttcgtctctcttcctccccccctcaccccttgtctgtctctttctgtctccccccTCGTCTCTCTTCCGCTCTCCCCCCATCACCCCTCGACAGGGATGGTATAGAGTTTGCCTTTAAGTACCAGAACCCCCATGGTGCAGAGTTCCCTCCTCCTAACCTGGCCTTCCTAGAGGTCCTCTCAGAGTTCTCCTCCAAACTGCTGCGACAGGACAAGAAGACTGTGTAAGTacctgccctgtgtgtgtgtcaaattatTATGGCACAATAAGCAGACTGTGtgtgtaacctgtctctctcctccccccagtCACTCATATCTGGAGAAGTTTATGTCGGAGTCGATGTCGGAGCGTCGTGAGGACGTGTGGCTGCCGTTAATCTCCTACCGGAACAGTCTGCtaacaggaggagaggatggggaccGGATGTCGGTAACGTCAGGCGCCAGCAGCAAGACCAGCTCCATCCGCAGCAAGAAGGGACGGACGCCAATACACAAGAGTAAACGCATCGAGGGTGGGTCTATTTCTCACAAACACAGACATACactgagggtacaaaacattaggaacaccttcctaatattcagttgcactcccttttgccctttcaacagcctcaattcgttggggcatggactctacaaggtgttgaaagcgttccacagggatgctggcccatgttgacttcattgcgtcaagttggctggatgtcctctgggtggtgaaccattcttgatacacacgggaaactgttgagcgtgaaaaacccagcagcgttacagttcttgacacaaaccggtgcgcttggcacctactaccgtaccccgttcaaaggcacttaaatattttgtcttgcccattcaccctctgaatggcacatgtacacaatccatgtccttctttaacctctctggtacaagtgggacggtagcgtcccacctcgacaacagccagtgaaattgcacggcgccaaattcaaaacatcagaaatcccataattaaaattcctcaaacatacaagtattatacaccattttaaagataaacgtcttgtaaatccaaccacagttttcatttttcaaaaaggctttaggtgtcacaaaagtcagaaatagcgttaattAATCACttaactttgatgatcttcatctgatggcactcccaggtctccatgttagacaacaaatgtttgttttgttcgataaagttaatctttatgtccaaatacctcctttttgtttgcgcgtttactccagtaatccaaatgcacaatgcacaggcactaggtccagacgaaaagtcaaaaaagttccattacagtttgtagaaacatgtcaaacgatgtatagaatcaatctttaggatgtttttatcatacatcttcaataatattccaaccggacaattcctttgtctttagaaatgctcACGGCCGCGTGCGTGACTAAACTAAAGGCTTTCAGCCAGACcactggttcaaacagctcttattcgctcccccttcacagtagaagcctgaaacaacgttctaaagactgttgacatatagtggaggccttaggaagtgcaatctgaccccatagacacagtatattggataggcaatcacttggaaaaactacaaacctcagatttcccacttactggatggatttttctcaggttttcgcctgccatatcagttctgttatattcacagacattattttaacagttttggaaactttagtgttttctatccaaatatacatatcctagcttctgggcctgagtagcaggcagtttaatttgggcacgtttttcatccaaaattccgaatgctgccccctaccttaGTGaagttaacctgtctcctccccttcatctacattgattgaagtccatttaacaagtgacatcaataagggatcatagctttcacctggattcaccaggtcagtctgtcatggaaagagcaggtgttcctaatgttttgtacactcactgtataAATACAAGTACCTACAGATGTTACTAAAATGTGTGTCtttatccgtctctctctctcggcccaCTAGAGGAGAGTAGTGTGGAGTCCTCCTGGCTTCGTGGTAATGACAGCCTACAGACACCGGGGGCGCTAACCACCCCTCAGCTCACCTCCACCGTCCTCAGAGAAAACCCACGGCAGGCGGCGGACACACACCTACCTGACCACGACTCTGAACCTGGCTCAGAGAACGACTATGTACacaagtaagtgtgtgtgtacgcatgtgcattttgtgtgtgtgtgtgtgtaagtgtgtgtaacCCTCTCCTCTGCAGTCCCCAGATGCAGATGTCTTGGCTAGGCCAACAGAAGATGGAGGACAGCAGGAAGGATAGAACAGCCATGAACTACATGAAGGCCCGCAACCAGACTGTCAGACAAACtgtgtacgtgtttgtgtgtgtgtctagtgtgtgtgtctagtgtgtgtgtatgtactgacccccccccacccctctctctctagtcgtgGTCTGATGGAGGATGACGCAGAGCCAATCTTTGAAGACGTCATGATGTCATCGCGAGGTCAACTGGAGGACATGAACGAGGAGTTCGAAGACACCATGGTCATCGACCTGGTCAGTGACGTCACTTCCTGTCgctgtgacatcacttcctgtctGTCATGTTTGATTCTGTTGTGTAATTCGTCCAGTGTGTATCGCTTCATTCGTTGATTCTCGCGTTCTATCGTTCCAGCCTCCCTCCAGGAACAGGCGTGAGAGGGCGGAGCTCAGACCAGACTTCTTCGACTCAGCAGCCATGATCGAGGACGAGTCGGtaagcagaacacacacacagccttgcaGTGGTAAACCAGTGTGACCCAAAGACATCTAAAACATGATCCATGATGATATCTGTCATTTAAATACGTCTCTTTTGTCCGTTATCCCAGGGTTTCACCATGCCCATGTTCTGATCCAGTGTTCCCAGTCCTTCCTGGAAGGGGAGGGGCCTTCTACAGGATGAGCTGTCAATCAAACATCAGACTGTCTGTCAGAACTTTTATCACACACACTCGAACACCCAGACGAACTCTGATCAGCCAGTTGacggctttgtgtgtgtgtggagtggatCCCAGTGGAGGATGTGGCTCGCTTCCAGAGAACCACTCACTGGCCGGCCGAAGGATCCCGCTCAACCCTGAGGACAAAATATCGTACAGAGTATCTATCGTACATAGAGAAGATCTTATATTGTTCAGTGGACGTGTGGGTGTGTTGGCTACAAACCGGACAGAATATCGGACAAAACATTGTTCAACATTTCTTTAAAAATATTGTAAACTTTCGGCCCTTCTTGTTTGTTCCCACTGACTTGTTTTAACTTCCTGTTATTGTTAGCGTTCTGGCTAATCTCTCCACTAGCTCTGTGGTACTCATGGCCCTGTGCGCCCGGCTATACAGTCCCCCATGCCACACAGTTGTATGGTTGTTTTGTTCCACTTCCGACGTCATGTATAGTCCTCCCACCCCCCCAGATGGAACTTGATATGAAATGTGATAATTCTTTACTCTTTTATTTCTTATCTTTACTCTCTCACTCCTGTCTCGTTCCTCTTTATTCTCTCTTCCCCTTTGATAGTGTTGAGAATATCCTGTATTTAGTTTTATTGGCAAATGCACCAAACAGCAACCAATGGGACAGAACTAGAAGAGTTCTCATTGGCCATACGAGGCTGTGACGTCATAGCCAAatcccaagcccctccccctcagCTCCAGACACACACCCACGGTGGAATCACGGCTTTTTAAAAacgttttaaaaataaatatattttgaatttcagtAGCTTTAGTACAAAGTTTTAAATCAAGTGAGTTTTAAGTTTTTTGGTCCGATATTTGTACAGTTATCTTTCTGAAAAAGTATCTTGTTTGTTGCCAAACGGTTGCCTAAATGCTTATATCTGATTAGTCCCTACTGCTCAGGCTGTTGCCATGGATACCCAGCCTGTTAAGCGCCATATAAGGGTGTGTCCAGTGCGACCGTAGATGTTGTGCAGGCTCAATAGTCTAAAGTGACTTCCTCTCCATCTGCACTGATGAGGAAGACCTGGACAGGTAACCTCTAATATCCAGTAGCCTTCTACCATATTCATTTCAGCTGTCCTCTTTTCAGATCAGTGCATATGAAGGTGGAGACCAGCAGAGAATACCCCTCTAGTCTTATGATGTGGCTGTAGTTACACATAACAGTTGATTGGTTGGCTTATCACTTTGACCCACCCCTCTTGTTCTGCTGGCTGGTTAAGCTGCCCTTCTGTAAATATCAGAGATGATTGGTTCTTTCTGTAGCGATGGCATCACCTGCCCTTTAACCTTCTAAAAT harbors:
- the LOC139566474 gene encoding cohesin subunit SA-1 isoform X2, whose protein sequence is MITSELPVLQDSSNESGAADTVSLSVSVSELEDPTDTKGKKKRGRPGRPPAANKKPRKSPAEKATGGAKGRKANGVPQTNGEGGDPVTLFEVVRMGKSAMQSVVDDWIESYKQDRDIALLDLINFFIQCSGCKGTVRIEMFRNMQNAEIIRKMTEEFDEDSGDYPLTMPGPLWKKFRYNFCEFICVLIRQCQYSIIYDEYLMDTVISLLTGLSDSQVRAFRHTSTLAAMKLMTALVNVALNLSIHQDNTQRQYEAERNKMAGKRANEKLELLLQKRKELQENQDEIENMMNSIFKGIFVHRYRDAIAEIRAICIEEIGVWMKMYSDAFLNDSYLKYVGWTLHDRQGEVRLKCLKALQNLYTNRELFPKLELFTNRFKDRIVSMTLDKEYDVAVEAIRLITLILQGSEDALSNEDCENVYHLVYSAHRPVAVAAGEFLHRKLFSRHDPQAEEELAKRRGRSSPNGNLLRMLVLFFLESELHEHAAYLVDSLWESSQELLKDWECMTELLLEEPVQGEEVLSDRQESSLIELMVCTIRQAAEAHPPVGRGTGKRVLTAKERKTQIDDKNKLTEHFIMALPMLLSKYQADSEKVANLLQIPMFFDLDVYSAGRMEKHLDALLKQIRLVVEKHIETDVLEACSKTYSILCSEEYTIMNRVDIARSQLIDEMTDRFTHSVEDLLQEAEEADDDDIYNVLSTLKRLTAFHNAHDLTRWDLFGSCYRLLKAGIEQGAMPEQIAVQALQCSHYSILWQLVKITEGTPSKEDLVALRRVVKSFLAVCQQCLSNVNTPVKEQAFMLLCDLLMVFSHQLVSGGREGLEALVFNPDSTLQNELLTFILDHVFIDQDDENQSMGDEEDEANKIEALHKRRNLLAAFSKLIIYDIVDMPAAADIFKHYMKYYNDYGDIIKETLSKTRQSDKILCAKTLILSLQQLFNELLQDQGPTLDRTSSHVSGIKELARRFALTFGLDQIKTREAVATLHKDGIEFAFKYQNPHGAEFPPPNLAFLEVLSEFSSKLLRQDKKTVHSYLEKFMSESMSERREDVWLPLISYRNSLLTGGEDGDRMSVTSGASSKTSSIRSKKGRTPIHKSKRIEEESSVESSWLRGNDSLQTPGALTTPQLTSTVLRENPRQAADTHLPDHDSEPGSENDYVHNPQMQMSWLGQQKMEDSRKDRTAMNYMKARNQTVRQTVRGLMEDDAEPIFEDVMMSSRGQLEDMNEEFEDTMVIDLPPSRNRRERAELRPDFFDSAAMIEDESGFTMPMF
- the LOC139566474 gene encoding cohesin subunit SA-1 isoform X1, which produces MITSELPVLQDSSNESGAADTVSLSVSVSELEDPTDTKGKKKRGRPGRPPAANKKPRKSPAEKATGGAKGRKANGVPQTNGEGGDPVTLFEVVRMGKSAMQSVVDDWIESYKQDRDIALLDLINFFIQCSGCKGTVRIEMFRNMQNAEIIRKMTEEFDEDSGDYPLTMPGPLWKKFRYNFCEFICVLIRQCQYSIIYDEYLMDTVISLLTGLSDSQVRAFRHTSTLAAMKLMTALVNVALNLSIHQDNTQRQYEAERNKMAGKRANEKLELLLQKRKELQENQDEIENMMNSIFKGIFVHRYRDAIAEIRAICIEEIGVWMKMYSDAFLNDSYLKYVGWTLHDRQGEVRLKCLKALQNLYTNRELFPKLELFTNRFKDRIVSMTLDKEYDVAVEAIRLITLILQGSEDALSNEDCENVYHLVYSAHRPVAVAAGEFLHRKLFSRHDPQAEEELAKRRGRSSPNGNLLRMLVLFFLESELHEHAAYLVDSLWESSQELLKDWECMTELLLEEPVQGEEVLSDRQESSLIELMVCTIRQAAEAHPPVGRGTGKRVLTAKERKTQIDDKNKLTEHFIMALPMLLSKYQADSEKVANLLQIPMFFDLDVYSAGRMEKHLDALLKQIRLVVEKHIETDVLEACSKTYSILCSEEYTIMNRVDIARSQLIDEMTDRFTHSVEDLLQEAEEADDDDIYNVLSTLKRLTAFHNAHDLTRWDLFGSCYRLLKAGIEQGAMPEQIAVQALQCSHYSILWQLVKITEGTPSKEDLVALRRVVKSFLAVCQQCLSNVNTPVKEQAFMLLCDLLMVFSHQLVSGGREGLEALVFNPDSTLQNELLTFILDHVFIDQDDENQSMEGDEEDEANKIEALHKRRNLLAAFSKLIIYDIVDMPAAADIFKHYMKYYNDYGDIIKETLSKTRQSDKILCAKTLILSLQQLFNELLQDQGPTLDRTSSHVSGIKELARRFALTFGLDQIKTREAVATLHKDGIEFAFKYQNPHGAEFPPPNLAFLEVLSEFSSKLLRQDKKTVHSYLEKFMSESMSERREDVWLPLISYRNSLLTGGEDGDRMSVTSGASSKTSSIRSKKGRTPIHKSKRIEEESSVESSWLRGNDSLQTPGALTTPQLTSTVLRENPRQAADTHLPDHDSEPGSENDYVHNPQMQMSWLGQQKMEDSRKDRTAMNYMKARNQTVRQTVRGLMEDDAEPIFEDVMMSSRGQLEDMNEEFEDTMVIDLPPSRNRRERAELRPDFFDSAAMIEDESGFTMPMF